A section of the Candidatus Eisenbacteria bacterium genome encodes:
- a CDS encoding SAM-dependent chlorinase/fluorinase, giving the protein MSGARARVITLLTDFGEGTYVPSVKGVLLRLAPDAVLVDITHSVPPGAIGSAAHLLNHTAPCFPSGTIHLAVVDPAVGTDRIALIAEAGGFFYVGPDNGIFGEVLRMGSPRAWRIEQGEWLPPRICPTFHARDLFAHAAAGLARGENPERFGVPIGVERLVPSPIRPPQRTAERLTGEVVWVDRFGNLLTNLDRSLIEDWARGTPYRARVGATSIDARVHTFLEAGAGSLVLLFGSWETLEVAVSMGNASRRLGVAAGEPVILERIHGA; this is encoded by the coding sequence GTGAGCGGCGCACGCGCGCGGGTCATCACGCTTCTCACCGATTTCGGCGAGGGGACGTACGTCCCATCGGTCAAGGGAGTCCTTCTCCGCCTCGCCCCCGACGCGGTGCTCGTCGACATCACACACTCGGTTCCCCCGGGCGCGATCGGATCGGCGGCGCACCTCCTCAATCACACAGCCCCCTGCTTCCCGTCCGGCACGATCCACCTCGCCGTGGTCGATCCGGCGGTCGGGACCGATCGAATCGCGCTGATCGCGGAGGCGGGAGGGTTCTTCTACGTCGGGCCGGACAACGGGATCTTCGGAGAGGTCCTCCGCATGGGATCCCCGCGCGCCTGGCGCATCGAGCAAGGGGAATGGCTGCCGCCCCGGATCTGCCCGACCTTCCACGCACGCGATCTTTTCGCACATGCGGCGGCGGGCCTCGCGCGGGGCGAGAACCCGGAGCGGTTCGGCGTCCCGATCGGCGTCGAGAGGCTCGTCCCCTCCCCGATCCGCCCCCCTCAGCGAACCGCGGAGCGCCTGACCGGCGAGGTCGTCTGGGTCGATCGTTTCGGCAACCTTCTTACGAACCTCGATCGTTCGCTCATCGAGGATTGGGCGAGGGGAACACCGTACCGGGCGCGCGTCGGCGCGACCTCGATCGACGCGAGGGTTCACACTTTCCTCGAAGCGGGGGCCGGAAGCCTCGTCCTCCTCTTCGGGAGCTGGGAAACCCTCGAGGTCGCGGTGTCGATGGGGAATGCCTCGCGGCGCCTCGGCGTCGCCGCCGGGGAGCCGGTGATTCTGGAGCGCATTCATGGCGCCTAG
- a CDS encoding Hsp20/alpha crystallin family protein, producing the protein MREMLDFLATHAPYPGRREAVLEPVFWSPPADVYELDGVLFVVLEIGGMKSKDFHIRVEENVLTVRGERKAPHHRKPRRYHSLEWASGPFEKRIPLPAGFDLARPSSRYVDGVLEISFPGAGEGITR; encoded by the coding sequence GTGCGCGAGATGCTCGACTTCTTGGCGACGCACGCCCCCTATCCTGGACGGCGCGAAGCGGTTCTGGAACCGGTCTTCTGGTCCCCGCCCGCCGACGTTTACGAGCTGGACGGGGTTCTCTTCGTCGTTCTCGAGATCGGCGGCATGAAGTCGAAGGACTTCCACATCCGCGTCGAGGAGAACGTCCTCACCGTGCGAGGCGAGCGGAAGGCCCCGCACCACCGCAAGCCGCGGCGCTACCATTCGCTCGAATGGGCGAGCGGACCTTTCGAGAAGCGGATCCCGCTTCCCGCCGGTTTCGACCTCGCGCGGCCGAGCTCCCGGTACGTCGACGGCGTCCTGGAGATCTCCTTTCCCGGCGCCGGGGAAGGAATCACTCGGTGA
- the bshC gene encoding bacillithiol biosynthesis BshC, translating into MAPSDLRVERRLFPEAAPALLRSYLDGEERLGPLYAGFPLRRPAAAPSGPTSPGPIAPETAERILGFARETDGEKSSNLRAALADPRTVFVVAGQQPGVLLGPCLVFYKMASLRALARARAAETGRPVVPLFWIASHDADRDEIDRIVLAREHGEPGTIRSPLAAAPPRTQVGALAAEPNGWREFLGAVGAALPPGAEAEALLEELGALVGERTHLPFLFARTARRIGRTENIVFFDGRDAEIDPRGRSVLAAAVRSAPRAIEALRAGTDLLERAGFAPPIPFDEKRLPLFRVDGDARVPLFLEGDRVRAEGEETVPANELADRIESGATRATPAAALRPVVQDAVFPSAGMIAGHSELLYHAELGPLYECLGVGRAPLVPRASVFVLSRRSDELLQQMNLQPEDLLPGRTPKTTGGEIEEQVRDFAERVRAETGSLLEAFDRAAPGALGPEDAARTRLPREAERMGEKLLRLADKSGENRRNRIHRIRNELFPGGKPQETVLSLLHLLARYGPGILEAVEEEAASLEGTPRLLVVERSK; encoded by the coding sequence ATGGCGCCTAGCGATCTCCGCGTCGAGCGGAGGCTCTTCCCCGAGGCGGCCCCGGCGCTCCTCCGGTCGTATCTCGACGGCGAGGAGAGGCTCGGGCCGCTCTACGCGGGATTCCCGCTTCGCCGACCCGCGGCCGCTCCGTCCGGGCCGACCTCGCCCGGACCGATCGCGCCGGAGACGGCCGAGCGGATTCTCGGGTTCGCGCGGGAGACGGACGGAGAGAAGAGCTCGAACCTTCGCGCGGCGCTCGCGGATCCCCGCACGGTATTCGTGGTCGCCGGACAACAGCCGGGGGTTCTTCTCGGCCCCTGCCTCGTCTTCTACAAGATGGCCTCGCTCCGCGCGCTCGCGCGCGCTCGCGCCGCCGAAACCGGCCGCCCCGTCGTTCCGCTCTTCTGGATCGCATCGCACGACGCGGATCGCGACGAGATCGACCGGATCGTCCTCGCGCGAGAGCACGGCGAGCCGGGAACGATCCGCTCCCCGCTCGCGGCGGCTCCTCCGAGGACGCAGGTCGGCGCCCTCGCGGCGGAGCCGAATGGATGGAGGGAGTTTCTCGGCGCGGTTGGCGCGGCCCTTCCCCCGGGCGCCGAAGCGGAAGCGCTCCTGGAAGAGCTCGGCGCGCTCGTCGGAGAGAGAACACACCTCCCGTTCCTCTTCGCGCGAACCGCGCGCCGAATCGGACGCACCGAAAACATCGTCTTCTTCGACGGGAGGGACGCGGAGATCGATCCGCGCGGGCGCTCCGTGCTCGCCGCCGCCGTTCGCAGCGCTCCCCGGGCGATCGAAGCGCTCCGCGCGGGAACGGATCTTCTCGAACGAGCCGGCTTCGCGCCGCCGATTCCTTTCGATGAGAAGCGTCTTCCTCTCTTTCGGGTCGACGGGGACGCGCGGGTCCCTCTCTTCCTCGAAGGGGACCGGGTGCGCGCGGAAGGGGAAGAGACGGTTCCGGCGAATGAGCTCGCCGATCGGATCGAGAGCGGGGCGACGCGCGCGACTCCCGCGGCCGCTCTCCGCCCGGTCGTCCAAGACGCGGTCTTCCCGAGCGCCGGGATGATCGCGGGGCACTCCGAGCTCCTCTACCACGCGGAGCTCGGGCCGCTCTACGAATGCCTCGGCGTAGGACGAGCGCCGCTCGTCCCCCGCGCGAGCGTCTTCGTCCTCTCCCGGCGCTCCGACGAACTTCTTCAACAGATGAACCTTCAGCCCGAGGATCTCCTTCCCGGAAGGACGCCGAAGACGACCGGCGGAGAGATCGAAGAACAAGTTCGGGACTTCGCCGAGCGAGTGCGCGCCGAGACCGGGTCGCTTCTCGAAGCGTTCGACCGCGCGGCGCCCGGGGCGCTCGGACCGGAGGACGCGGCCCGGACCCGCCTTCCGCGAGAAGCGGAGCGGATGGGGGAGAAGCTCCTCCGCCTCGCGGACAAGAGCGGCGAGAACCGCCGCAACCGAATCCACCGAATCCGAAACGAGCTCTTTCCCGGAGGCAAGCCGCAGGAGACGGTTCTTTCTCTTCTCCATCTTCTCGCGCGCTATGGGCCGGGGATTCTCGAGGCGGTCGAAGAGGAGGCCGCGTCCCTCGAGGGAACCCCGCGCCTTCTCGTCGTCGAGAGGAGCAAATGA
- the bshA gene encoding N-acetyl-alpha-D-glucosaminyl L-malate synthase BshA gives MKIGITCYPTAGGSGVVATELGHALAEKGHEVHFVSYSRPFRLETEGTGIVFHKVKTMTYPLFKYPPYSLALAVRMAEVVRREKLDLLHVHYAIPHATSAFLANQILGESRVKVVTTLHGTDITLVGSEESFFEITKFSIERSDAVTAVSRFLARETREKLRVEKPIDVIPNFVNPRVFSGTPDESLRDRLDLDEGPVLMHISNFRKVKNVRDVVRLLARVREATGAQLLLVGDGPERVPCRILAEELGVQDRIHFLGNRIAVHRILPFADLLLLPSTVESFGLVALEAMASGVPVVGYDGGGLPEVVRNGVDGALAPLGDLERMIEMTRELLQNPARRREMSRAAKERAAADFSTEKITAEYEAIYQRVIREGA, from the coding sequence ATGAAGATCGGCATCACCTGTTATCCGACCGCGGGAGGATCGGGGGTCGTGGCCACGGAGCTCGGGCACGCCCTCGCCGAAAAAGGCCACGAGGTTCATTTCGTCAGCTACTCGCGCCCGTTCCGTCTCGAGACCGAGGGGACCGGGATCGTCTTCCACAAAGTCAAGACCATGACCTATCCACTCTTCAAATATCCTCCCTATTCGCTCGCCCTCGCCGTCCGGATGGCCGAGGTGGTCCGCCGCGAGAAGCTCGACCTCTTGCACGTCCACTACGCGATCCCGCACGCGACGAGCGCCTTCCTCGCCAATCAGATCCTCGGCGAGAGCAGGGTGAAGGTCGTCACGACGCTCCACGGGACCGACATCACCCTCGTGGGGAGCGAGGAGAGCTTCTTCGAGATCACGAAGTTCAGCATCGAGCGTTCCGACGCGGTCACCGCCGTTTCGCGTTTCCTCGCGCGCGAGACGAGGGAGAAGCTGCGCGTCGAGAAGCCGATCGACGTCATCCCGAACTTCGTGAACCCCAGGGTCTTCTCCGGAACGCCCGACGAGAGCCTCCGCGACCGCCTCGATCTCGACGAGGGGCCGGTCCTCATGCACATCTCGAACTTCCGAAAGGTGAAGAACGTGAGGGACGTGGTCCGCCTTCTCGCGCGCGTGCGCGAGGCGACCGGCGCGCAGCTCCTTCTCGTCGGCGACGGGCCGGAGCGGGTTCCTTGCCGGATCCTCGCCGAGGAGCTCGGCGTGCAAGACCGGATCCACTTTCTCGGGAACCGGATCGCCGTTCACCGGATCCTCCCCTTCGCCGACCTGCTCCTTCTCCCGAGCACCGTCGAGAGCTTCGGGCTGGTTGCGCTCGAGGCGATGGCTTCCGGCGTGCCGGTCGTCGGCTACGACGGCGGCGGGCTCCCGGAAGTCGTGCGGAACGGCGTCGACGGCGCGCTCGCGCCCCTCGGCGACCTCGAAAGAATGATTGAAATGACCCGGGAGCTGTTGCAGAATCCCGCACGAAGACGCGAGATGAGCCGCGCGGCCAAGGAGCGCGCGGCCGCGGATTTCTCCACGGAGAAGATCACGGCCGAATACGAGGCGATCTATCAACGCGTGATCCGTGAAGGAGCTTGA
- a CDS encoding glycosyltransferase family 9 protein, producing MNLLALYLRYQKDWLSRRSPASPVAVRQALSSPKRIAVCMRGDPRLPPLAVPALRLLRDRFPEARLLLASSSSNTTVFRREKLADRALVFRASKGAGLVREIRRIGREIAELKPDFLLVLDPGPDPALLALAHASAVPLRIGFGCGDHFPFLNFEAVPPKGEPYLARAFLSLVGAITGRFVDYLDDSVRWRVPEPDARRADRLIHFWQPRAEELLVAIEPAGIEGREPDLDKFAAVARLLARSYRARILIVTEPENRAAGEELERRLAFLEPYRAPVDEQAQVIAFLSRADLAVCTNTPLFHYAVALGVPALGLFAEHEEAWYRPPAEAAAALLPLQKEITEERFLAAVDGLGALVAGPEG from the coding sequence GTGAACCTTCTCGCTCTCTATCTTCGATATCAGAAAGACTGGCTGAGCCGTCGGTCGCCCGCCTCTCCCGTGGCGGTCCGCCAGGCGCTCTCCTCGCCCAAGAGGATCGCCGTCTGCATGCGCGGCGATCCGCGGCTCCCGCCTCTCGCGGTGCCGGCTCTTCGGCTTCTCCGCGATCGATTCCCGGAGGCTCGGCTCCTTCTCGCCTCCAGCTCCTCGAACACGACCGTCTTCCGGCGGGAGAAGCTTGCAGATCGAGCCCTGGTCTTTCGGGCCTCGAAGGGAGCCGGGCTCGTCCGCGAGATCCGCCGCATCGGAAGAGAGATCGCCGAGCTGAAGCCGGACTTCCTCCTCGTGCTCGATCCGGGGCCGGATCCGGCGCTCCTCGCGCTCGCGCACGCCTCGGCCGTCCCTCTCCGAATCGGTTTCGGATGCGGCGATCACTTCCCGTTCCTGAATTTCGAGGCGGTTCCGCCCAAGGGGGAGCCGTACCTCGCGCGCGCGTTTTTGTCGCTGGTCGGCGCGATCACCGGACGCTTCGTCGACTACCTTGACGATTCGGTCCGGTGGCGCGTCCCGGAGCCCGATGCGCGCCGAGCGGACCGCCTCATCCATTTTTGGCAGCCGCGCGCCGAGGAGCTTCTTGTCGCGATCGAACCGGCGGGAATCGAGGGGCGCGAGCCGGATCTCGACAAGTTCGCCGCAGTGGCGCGTCTTCTTGCGCGTTCCTACCGCGCGCGGATCCTCATCGTCACCGAACCGGAGAACCGCGCGGCGGGGGAGGAGCTCGAGCGCCGCTTGGCGTTTCTCGAGCCGTACCGCGCGCCCGTGGACGAGCAGGCGCAGGTGATCGCCTTCCTCTCACGCGCCGACCTCGCGGTGTGCACGAACACGCCTCTCTTTCACTACGCGGTCGCTCTCGGCGTCCCCGCCCTCGGCCTTTTCGCGGAACACGAGGAAGCGTGGTACCGTCCTCCCGCCGAGGCGGCCGCCGCTCTCCTTCCGCTCCAGAAGGAGATCACGGAAGAGCGGTTTCTCGCGGCAGTGGACGGACTCGGCGCGCTCGTCGCGGGGCCCGAGGGATGA
- the amrA gene encoding AmmeMemoRadiSam system protein A, which translates to MIGESDRKELLAVARSAIEALLEGRRYEPEIPLAGPLAEARGAFVTLTRAGRLRGCIGRVLAEEPLARVVAEMAVAAARDDYRFESLAPRELPEIRIEISALTAPVPVRDPSEIAVGRDGLIIRKGDRSGLLLPQVAGEEGWSTERFLEETCRKAGLPPGSWREGASIERFEAEVWGEEK; encoded by the coding sequence ATGATCGGCGAATCGGACCGGAAAGAGCTCCTCGCCGTCGCCAGGTCCGCGATCGAGGCTCTTCTCGAGGGGAGACGCTACGAGCCCGAGATCCCTCTCGCCGGACCGCTCGCCGAGGCGCGCGGCGCGTTCGTGACGCTGACGCGGGCCGGTCGGCTCCGCGGGTGCATCGGCCGCGTGCTCGCCGAAGAGCCGCTCGCGCGCGTTGTCGCGGAGATGGCGGTCGCCGCCGCGCGCGACGATTACCGCTTCGAGAGCCTCGCTCCGCGCGAGCTCCCCGAGATTCGCATCGAGATCTCCGCGCTGACGGCTCCGGTTCCCGTGCGGGACCCGTCGGAGATCGCGGTCGGCCGGGACGGTCTCATCATCCGGAAGGGGGATCGGAGCGGGCTCCTTCTCCCGCAAGTGGCCGGAGAAGAAGGGTGGAGCACAGAGCGTTTTCTCGAGGAGACCTGCCGGAAAGCAGGCCTTCCTCCCGGCTCGTGGCGCGAGGGCGCGTCGATCGAGCGGTTCGAGGCCGAGGTGTGGGGGGAAGAGAAGTGA
- the amrB gene encoding AmmeMemoRadiSam system protein B, whose protein sequence is MRRTHPSIREARWDGQFYPADPRDLEREILRFLDEAEGSNPGGEVIGLVSPHAGYVYSGPVAGSAYAAVRGRSFARVVVLSPSHRAAFHGASIWPAGAYRTPLGDVPIDEKGAAGLLLAAKDLVRDLPGPHIEEHALEVQIPFLQVSLGAFRLIPLVLGSHDLSFAEELAGRLADLFGSDDTLYLASSDLSHFHSYDDAVRIDRLLLDLLERLEIEKLAGAIEAGNTEACGIGPILALGAAARDRFGARARLLRYANSGDTAGGKSEVVGYASLAFVREGRE, encoded by the coding sequence GTGCGAAGGACGCATCCTTCGATTCGAGAGGCCCGCTGGGACGGGCAGTTCTATCCCGCGGACCCGCGCGATCTGGAACGGGAGATCCTCCGCTTCCTGGACGAAGCGGAGGGATCGAACCCGGGCGGAGAAGTGATCGGTCTCGTCTCTCCCCACGCCGGCTACGTCTACTCGGGACCGGTGGCGGGCTCCGCGTACGCCGCGGTGCGCGGGCGCTCATTCGCCCGCGTCGTCGTCCTCTCCCCCTCGCACCGCGCCGCGTTTCACGGAGCGTCGATCTGGCCGGCGGGAGCTTACCGAACGCCTCTCGGAGACGTCCCGATCGACGAGAAGGGGGCGGCCGGTCTCCTACTGGCGGCGAAGGATCTCGTCCGCGACCTGCCGGGACCGCACATCGAGGAGCACGCGCTCGAGGTTCAGATCCCGTTCCTCCAGGTCTCTCTCGGCGCGTTCCGCCTCATCCCGCTCGTGCTCGGCTCGCACGACCTCTCCTTCGCCGAGGAGCTCGCGGGGCGGCTCGCCGACCTCTTCGGCTCGGACGATACGCTTTATCTCGCAAGCTCCGATCTCTCGCATTTTCACTCCTATGATGACGCGGTCCGCATCGATCGGCTCCTCCTCGACCTTCTCGAGAGGCTCGAGATCGAGAAGCTCGCCGGAGCGATCGAGGCGGGAAACACCGAGGCGTGCGGGATCGGTCCGATCCTCGCGCTCGGCGCGGCCGCCCGCGACCGATTCGGCGCGCGCGCGCGCCTTCTCCGCTACGCGAACTCCGGGGATACGGCCGGCGGAAAGAGCGAGGTGGTCGGCTACGCCTCCCTCGCGTTCGTTCGGGAGGGGCGCGAATGA
- the nadB gene encoding L-aspartate oxidase: MIHRSDFLVLGSGIGGLVFALRAAAGGTVTVLTKKNSADTNTNLAQGGIAAVMGPDDSPEIHLADTLRCGEGLSNERAARLVVERGPALVAELIEIGIRFSREEGKLALGREGGHTRRRIVHAKDATGREIERGLLAAIRKNRNIKVLEDRQVFDLIRTENGEIWGAFALGPSRGAVSVFLARTTLLATGGAGKVYLYTTNPDIASGDGIAMAYRAGARLANLEFVQFHPTCLYHPRDKSFLISEAVRGEGAVLRNLAGRLFTDSLAPRDVVARAIDREMKTRGERHVHLDLSAIPPKRIRSRFPNIYRKCLSLGIDVTKEPIPVVPAAHYMCGGVSTDLEGRTNLPRLYACGEAAHTGLHGANRLASNSLLEALVFATSAAESVAARFSGDPFPRRIPSARPDGERKKPERLLVLDLWDRIRTIMWRYVGIARTVDRLMIARRELRSLRKDVEACYEGSVLTRDLIELRSIAATGSLIVRCALRRRESRGLHYVEDYPHADPRFLRNTVVYRRRIG, encoded by the coding sequence GTGATCCATCGAAGCGATTTCCTCGTGCTCGGAAGCGGGATCGGCGGGCTCGTTTTCGCCCTTCGCGCCGCCGCCGGCGGAACGGTGACCGTTCTCACGAAGAAGAACAGCGCGGACACGAACACGAACTTGGCGCAAGGCGGGATCGCGGCCGTGATGGGTCCCGACGATTCGCCGGAGATCCACCTCGCCGACACGCTTCGCTGCGGCGAGGGTCTCTCGAACGAGAGGGCGGCGCGACTGGTTGTGGAGAGGGGGCCGGCCCTCGTCGCCGAGCTCATCGAGATCGGCATCCGGTTCTCTCGGGAAGAGGGGAAGCTCGCGCTCGGCAGAGAGGGGGGGCACACGCGCCGGAGGATCGTTCACGCGAAGGACGCCACCGGGCGGGAGATCGAACGAGGCCTCCTCGCCGCGATCCGAAAGAACCGGAACATCAAGGTCCTCGAGGACCGCCAGGTCTTCGATCTCATCCGAACCGAGAACGGCGAGATCTGGGGCGCGTTCGCCCTCGGGCCCTCGCGCGGGGCCGTGAGCGTCTTCCTCGCCCGCACGACCCTTCTCGCGACGGGCGGCGCCGGAAAGGTTTATCTCTATACGACCAATCCGGACATCGCCTCCGGGGACGGGATCGCGATGGCGTATCGGGCCGGGGCGCGCCTCGCCAACCTGGAGTTCGTCCAGTTCCACCCGACGTGCCTCTACCACCCGCGCGACAAGTCGTTTCTCATCTCCGAGGCGGTGCGCGGAGAGGGGGCGGTCCTCCGCAATCTCGCGGGGCGGCTCTTCACCGACTCGCTCGCCCCGCGAGACGTCGTCGCCCGCGCGATCGATCGCGAGATGAAGACCCGCGGCGAACGCCACGTGCATCTCGATCTCTCGGCGATCCCGCCGAAACGGATCCGCTCGCGCTTTCCGAACATCTACCGGAAGTGCCTCTCCCTCGGCATCGACGTCACGAAGGAACCGATCCCCGTCGTTCCCGCCGCCCACTACATGTGCGGCGGCGTCTCGACGGACTTGGAGGGAAGAACGAACCTCCCTCGGCTCTACGCGTGCGGGGAGGCGGCCCACACCGGACTTCACGGGGCGAACCGTCTCGCCTCGAACTCGCTTCTCGAGGCGCTCGTCTTCGCGACGAGCGCGGCCGAGTCGGTGGCCGCGCGCTTCTCCGGCGATCCTTTCCCGCGGCGGATCCCCTCGGCCAGGCCGGACGGCGAACGGAAGAAGCCGGAGCGGCTCCTCGTTCTCGATCTCTGGGACCGAATTCGGACGATCATGTGGCGCTACGTCGGCATCGCGCGCACCGTCGACCGCCTGATGATCGCTCGCCGCGAGCTTCGCTCGCTCCGAAAGGACGTGGAGGCGTGCTACGAAGGCTCCGTCCTCACTCGCGACCTGATCGAGCTTCGGAGCATCGCGGCGACCGGATCGCTCATCGTGCGCTGCGCCCTCCGCCGCCGCGAGAGCCGCGGCCTCCACTACGTCGAGGACTACCCCCACGCCGACCCGCGCTTCCTCCGCAACACCGTTGTTTACCGCCGGAGAATCGGATAG
- the lon gene encoding endopeptidase La gives MTAPPKIPIPSELPLLAVPETILFPYERLILLLERESDIHLVDAALSNDRFVALYPAADTWDALPVRGTAARIEQMRRLEDGTVRIAVVGIARIDRAALVRAEPFPIAAVSPAPSSEGHELRIEALRRSCLDSFGELLGGSPEEEILEIARRVATAGHLADLITARLRLPFEQRRTLLETEDVERRLEEIGRLLDREKKIAELQKKINEKVETALDEKKKESFLRQQIETIRRELGEEDERETQIREMERRLTETALPGPVRQACREEIIRLSRVPVQSGEFTIGRTHLDWVLDLPWARVSEDTIDLEKARAILDRNHCGLGKIKERVLEFLAVRKLKKDSPPPLLCFVGPPGVGKTSLGLSIAEALERRVAHLSLGGITDESEIRGHRRTYSGALPGRILQEIRRVGVRNPLFMIDEIDKIGSDFRGDPSASLLEVLDPEENRRFADHYLNLPFDLSDVFFITTANSMDSIPAGLLDRLEIIEFPGYTTQEKVRIAERHLLPKQIRRNGLSAGTLVVRRRAIRRVIEEYAIEAGLRELERSLAAICRKRAMTLLEGDKRRVVVGEKGLPHYLGTPHHYPELKGRRPEIGVATALAWTPSGGQILFVEATLMPGRQTLQITGHLGEVMRESAEAALSFVRSFLDRSGAPRELLENHDIHIHVPAGAIAKDGPSAGVAVATALYSIISGYPVRHDIAMTGEITLRGHVLPVGGVKQKILGAYRAGIRRVILPERNLPELEEIPTEVRSLLEILPAHRVEEVFALACPPRRRRA, from the coding sequence GTGACCGCTCCGCCCAAGATCCCGATCCCGAGCGAGCTTCCGCTTCTCGCCGTGCCGGAGACGATTCTCTTTCCTTATGAACGTTTGATATTGTTGTTGGAGCGCGAGTCGGACATCCATCTCGTCGACGCCGCTCTCTCGAACGACCGTTTCGTGGCGCTCTATCCGGCGGCCGACACGTGGGACGCGCTCCCGGTCCGCGGCACCGCGGCGAGGATTGAGCAGATGCGCCGCCTCGAGGACGGCACGGTCCGCATCGCCGTGGTGGGGATCGCGCGGATCGACCGGGCGGCGCTCGTCCGCGCCGAACCGTTCCCGATCGCCGCCGTCTCCCCGGCCCCCTCCAGCGAGGGGCACGAGCTTCGCATCGAAGCGCTCCGGCGCTCCTGCCTCGATTCGTTCGGAGAGCTTCTCGGCGGTTCACCCGAAGAGGAGATTCTGGAGATCGCGAGGCGCGTGGCGACCGCCGGCCATCTCGCCGATCTCATCACCGCGCGCCTCCGCCTCCCCTTCGAGCAGAGAAGGACGCTCCTCGAGACGGAGGACGTGGAGCGGCGCCTCGAGGAGATCGGGCGTCTTCTCGACCGCGAGAAGAAGATCGCGGAGCTGCAGAAGAAGATCAACGAGAAGGTCGAGACCGCGCTCGACGAGAAGAAGAAGGAATCGTTTCTGAGACAGCAGATCGAGACGATCCGAAGAGAGCTCGGCGAGGAGGACGAGCGGGAGACGCAGATCCGCGAGATGGAGCGGCGCCTCACCGAGACGGCTCTCCCCGGGCCGGTCCGCCAGGCCTGCCGCGAGGAGATCATCCGCCTCTCCCGCGTTCCGGTCCAGAGCGGCGAGTTCACGATCGGGCGCACGCATCTCGATTGGGTTCTCGACCTCCCTTGGGCGCGCGTATCCGAGGACACGATCGACCTCGAGAAGGCGCGGGCCATCCTCGATCGGAACCACTGCGGGCTCGGGAAGATCAAGGAGCGCGTGCTCGAGTTTCTCGCCGTGCGGAAGCTGAAGAAGGACTCGCCGCCGCCGCTTCTTTGTTTCGTCGGGCCGCCCGGAGTCGGGAAGACATCGCTCGGCCTCTCGATCGCCGAGGCGCTCGAACGCCGCGTCGCCCATCTTTCCCTCGGAGGGATCACGGACGAGAGCGAGATCCGAGGGCATCGCCGCACCTACAGCGGGGCGCTCCCGGGAAGGATCCTCCAGGAGATCCGGAGGGTCGGCGTGCGGAATCCGCTCTTCATGATCGACGAGATCGACAAGATCGGATCGGATTTCCGGGGAGATCCCTCCGCGTCCCTCCTCGAGGTGCTCGACCCGGAGGAGAACCGACGTTTCGCGGATCATTATTTGAATCTTCCGTTCGACCTCTCGGACGTCTTCTTCATCACGACCGCGAACAGCATGGACAGCATCCCGGCCGGCCTTCTCGACCGGCTTGAGATCATCGAGTTCCCCGGCTACACGACCCAGGAGAAGGTGCGGATCGCCGAGAGGCATCTCCTGCCGAAGCAGATCCGAAGAAACGGGCTCTCCGCGGGGACCCTCGTCGTGCGGCGCCGTGCGATCCGGAGGGTGATCGAGGAGTACGCGATCGAGGCGGGGCTCCGCGAGCTCGAGAGAAGCCTCGCCGCCATCTGCCGGAAGCGCGCGATGACGCTGCTCGAGGGAGACAAGCGGAGGGTCGTCGTCGGCGAGAAGGGCCTTCCGCACTATCTCGGCACGCCGCATCACTACCCGGAGCTCAAGGGGAGGCGCCCGGAGATCGGGGTCGCCACCGCCCTCGCGTGGACTCCGTCCGGAGGCCAGATCCTCTTCGTCGAGGCGACCCTGATGCCGGGCCGACAGACGCTGCAGATCACGGGGCACCTCGGGGAGGTGATGCGCGAATCGGCCGAGGCGGCTCTCTCGTTCGTGAGAAGCTTCCTCGACCGGAGCGGCGCGCCGCGCGAGCTCCTCGAGAACCACGACATTCACATCCACGTCCCGGCCGGGGCGATCGCGAAAGACGGCCCCTCCGCCGGCGTCGCGGTGGCGACCGCGCTCTACTCGATCATCTCCGGCTATCCGGTGCGCCACGACATCGCGATGACGGGGGAGATCACGCTCCGCGGGCACGTGCTTCCGGTCGGCGGCGTCAAGCAGAAGATCCTCGGCGCGTATCGCGCGGGAATTCGGCGCGTCATCCTCCCCGAGCGAAACCTCCCCGAGCTCGAGGAGATCCCGACCGAGGTTCGGAGCCTTCTCGAGATCCTCCCGGCCCATCGGGTGGAAGAGGTTTTCGCGCTCGCCTGTCCTCCGCGCAGGAGGAGGGCCTAA